In Chitinophagales bacterium, one DNA window encodes the following:
- a CDS encoding DUF3098 domain-containing protein produces MAKQKSGITEKQVAQKPMPVSQAAPFVFTRQNFIVLFAGLMLLAFGFILMRGGSQPPTEWDTNVVYGFTRITLSTTFVLIGFAVITVSIFWKSKKS; encoded by the coding sequence ATGGCAAAGCAAAAATCAGGTATCACTGAAAAACAGGTTGCACAAAAACCGATGCCCGTCAGCCAGGCGGCTCCCTTTGTTTTTACCCGTCAGAATTTTATTGTTTTGTTTGCCGGTTTGATGTTGCTGGCTTTTGGCTTCATCCTGATGAGGGGAGGAAGTCAGCCTCCGACAGAATGGGACACGAATGTTGTTTATGGTTTTACCAGGATCACCCTGTCCACCACCTTCGTGCTGATCGGATTTGCAGTCATTACTGTTTCTATCTTCTGGAAATCAAAAAAAAGCTGA
- a CDS encoding permease-like cell division protein FtsX, which translates to MSESRKKMARRFRPNYVYSIVSTALVLFMIGLLALLFIHGNKLANQFKENIEFTVIIKDNVSEKSILALQQQFTTEPWVKSAKYVSKEDAAKIFTRENQEDFKDLLDYNPLFASVNLKLNAGYTSKDSIDAIEKRVMKHNEVGEFYYERQLVEMLNDNLRKISWVIMAISVLLLLLAIGLIDSTIRLSMYSSRFLIRSMQLVGATRNFVIWPFTKRSLQNGLIASIIAIVALMTLLNFAISQVPELLALQDATMLLLVFSGILLLGLLFSYLSTHLAVNKYLRMKLDELY; encoded by the coding sequence ATGTCAGAAAGCAGGAAGAAGATGGCAAGACGATTCAGACCTAACTATGTTTACAGCATTGTCAGCACTGCCCTCGTGCTGTTTATGATTGGATTACTTGCTTTGTTATTCATTCATGGTAACAAACTGGCCAACCAGTTTAAAGAGAATATTGAGTTTACGGTCATCATTAAAGATAACGTCTCCGAAAAATCCATCCTTGCACTTCAGCAGCAATTCACAACTGAGCCCTGGGTGAAAAGCGCGAAGTATGTTTCCAAGGAAGATGCCGCAAAAATTTTCACGCGTGAAAACCAGGAAGATTTCAAGGATCTGCTGGATTATAACCCGCTCTTTGCTTCCGTAAACCTGAAACTGAATGCCGGCTATACCAGCAAAGACAGTATTGACGCCATTGAAAAGCGTGTCATGAAGCATAATGAAGTGGGCGAATTTTACTATGAACGGCAATTGGTGGAGATGCTGAATGATAACCTCCGTAAAATCAGTTGGGTTATTATGGCCATCAGTGTGTTGTTGTTGTTACTGGCAATCGGTCTTATCGACAGCACCATAAGGCTTTCCATGTATTCGAGCCGCTTCCTTATCAGGAGCATGCAACTGGTAGGCGCAACACGTAACTTTGTGATCTGGCCGTTCACGAAACGAAGCCTGCAAAACGGCCTGATCGCCAGTATCATCGCCATCGTGGCATTGATGACACTGCTAAATTTCGCGATCAGCCAGGTACCAGAACTCCTGGCATTACAGGATGCCACCATGCTGTTGCTTGTGTTCTCCGGTATCCTTCTGCTGGGATTATTGTTTTCTTACCTGAGTACACACCTGGCCGTCAACAAATACTTAAGGATGAAGCTGGATGAATTGTATTGA